Proteins found in one Melospiza georgiana isolate bMelGeo1 chromosome 1, bMelGeo1.pri, whole genome shotgun sequence genomic segment:
- the PDSS1 gene encoding all trans-polyprenyl-diphosphate synthase PDSS1 isoform X2: MIHTASLVHDDVIDDANSRRGKRTLNQIWGERKAVLAGDFILSAASVALARIGNTTIISVLTQVIEDLVRGEFLQLGSKENENERFAHYLEKTFKKTASLIANSCKAVSILGCPDPKVHEIAYQYGKNVGIAFQLIDDVLDFTSCADHLGKPTAADLKLGLATGPVLFACRQFPEMNAMIMRRFSKPGDVERAWKYVLQSDGVQQTTYLAQRYCHAATREIRKLRPSPEREALVHLTEMVLMRDK; the protein is encoded by the exons ATGATCCATACAGCCAGTCTAGTTCATGATGATGTCATTGATGATGCAAATTCTCGCAGAGGAAAAAGGACACTTAATCAAATCTGGGGAGAGAGGAAA gCTGTTCTAGCTGGTGACTTCATCCTCTCAGCTGCTTCTGTAGCTTTAGCACGAATTGGAAATACCACTATCATCTCTGTTCTGACTCAGGTGATTGAAGATCTGGTGCGTG GTGAATTCCTCCAGCTGGGTTCCAAGGAAAACGAGAATGAGAGATTTGCTCACTACCTCGAGAAGACTTTTAAGAAGACGGCGAGTCTGATAGCAAACAGTTGTAAAGCA gTTTCAATTCTAGGCTGCCCTGATCCCAAAGTTCATGAGATTGCATACCAGTATGGAAAAAACGTTGGCATAGCTTTTCAG ttgATAGATGATGTGCTGGATTTTACATCGTGTGCTGACCACCTGGGGAAACCAACAGCAGCAGATCTCAAGCTTGGATTAGCCACAGGCCCTGTCTTATTTGCCTGTCGACAG TTTCCAGAAATGAATGCTATGATAATGAGGAGATTCAGTAAGCCAGGAGATGTTGAGCGTGCATGGAAGTATGTGTTGCAG AGTGATGGTGTGCAGCAAACCACCTACCTCGCCCAGCGCTACTGCCACGCGGCCACGCGCGAGATCCGCAAGCTGCGCCCGTCCCCCGAGAGAGAGGCCCTGGTGCACCTGACAGAAATGGTTCTCATGCGGGACAAGTGA